A single Microbacterium protaetiae DNA region contains:
- the radA gene encoding DNA repair protein RadA produces MAIKRPTAAPYRCTECGWTTLKWVGRCGECQQWGTVVEAAESTGIAPRKVSALAPRRSAQPITMVDTTTTPRRTSGVGEFDRVLGGGIVPGAAILLSGEPGVGKSTLLLEVAAESARAGRRVLYASGEESTAQVRLRAERTGALHDELFLAAETDLATILGHVDEVEPELLIVDSVQTVSSALSDGLAGHPSQVREVAATLIRVAKERALPIVIVGHVTKDGSIAGPRILEHLVDVVAHFEGDRQTSLRFLRTLKNRFGPTDEVGCFDMTGAGIEEVPDPSRLFLGSGKPVAGTCITIALEGRRALPVEVQALTVAASGPNPRRVVSGVDASRVAMILALLEKRAGVDLSKHDVYVSTVGGVRLVEPGADLAIAIAIATALRDHAVRHDVAAFGELSLSGEIRPVTQASQRRGEANRLGYRTLIDEKAVSIARALNLVKGTATVMAADHGVPEF; encoded by the coding sequence ATGGCCATCAAGCGTCCCACCGCCGCCCCGTACCGCTGCACGGAGTGCGGGTGGACCACCTTGAAGTGGGTCGGCCGCTGCGGCGAGTGCCAGCAGTGGGGCACGGTGGTCGAGGCCGCCGAGTCCACGGGCATTGCTCCGCGCAAGGTTTCGGCCCTGGCACCCCGGCGCAGCGCGCAGCCGATCACGATGGTCGACACCACGACCACGCCCCGGCGCACGAGTGGAGTCGGCGAGTTCGATCGGGTGCTCGGCGGGGGCATCGTGCCCGGTGCCGCAATCCTGCTCTCGGGCGAGCCCGGCGTGGGCAAGTCGACGCTGCTGCTCGAGGTCGCGGCCGAATCCGCCCGCGCCGGACGGCGCGTGCTCTATGCGAGCGGCGAGGAATCCACCGCGCAGGTGCGCCTGCGCGCCGAGCGCACCGGCGCCTTGCACGACGAGCTGTTCCTGGCTGCCGAGACCGATCTGGCGACGATCCTCGGTCACGTCGACGAAGTCGAGCCTGAGCTGCTCATCGTCGACTCGGTGCAGACGGTGTCGTCCGCGCTCTCCGACGGGTTGGCTGGCCACCCCAGCCAGGTGCGCGAGGTCGCGGCGACCCTCATCCGCGTCGCCAAGGAGCGCGCCCTGCCCATCGTGATCGTCGGCCACGTCACAAAAGACGGGTCGATCGCCGGCCCGCGCATCCTCGAGCATCTCGTCGACGTCGTCGCCCACTTCGAGGGCGACCGGCAGACGTCGCTGCGCTTTCTTCGCACCTTGAAGAATCGCTTCGGCCCGACCGACGAGGTGGGATGCTTCGACATGACCGGCGCCGGCATCGAAGAGGTCCCCGACCCCAGCCGGCTGTTCCTGGGCAGCGGCAAGCCGGTCGCCGGCACCTGCATCACCATCGCCCTCGAAGGACGCCGGGCGCTGCCGGTCGAAGTGCAAGCACTCACGGTCGCGGCATCCGGACCGAATCCTCGCCGCGTTGTCAGCGGAGTGGATGCCTCACGCGTGGCCATGATCCTCGCGTTGCTCGAGAAGCGGGCCGGGGTCGACCTGTCCAAGCACGACGTGTACGTCTCGACGGTAGGGGGCGTGCGCCTGGTCGAGCCGGGCGCCGATCTTGCCATCGCCATCGCTATCGCGACGGCTTTGCGCGACCACGCTGTACGCCACGACGTCGCGGCGTTCGGCGAACTGAGCCTCTCGGGCGAGATCCGGCCGGTGACCCAGGCAAGCCAGCGGCGCGGCGAAGCGAACCGCCTCGGCTACCGCACACTCATCGACGAGAAGGCCGTCTCGATCGCGCGCGCGCTGAATCTCGTCAAGGGAACTGCGACGGTGATGGCCGCCGACCACGGCGTGCCTGAGTTCTGA
- a CDS encoding L-lactate dehydrogenase, whose protein sequence is MSVIENSKLTVVGAGSVGSSTAYAALIRGSARHVALYDIATERAEAEVLDLAHGTQFTGTSDIIGGSDLSVVEGSHVVVITAGAKQNPGQTRIELAGTNANIMKSMMPQLLEVAPNAIYVIVTNPCDVLTVLAQEATGLPPERIFASGTVLDTSRLRWLLGQRAGVSTSSVHAYIVGEHGDTEFPLWSRATIGTVPILDWQAEGHPRMSVDELDEIAVDVRDAAYKVIQGKGATNYAIGLSSARIVEAILGDEHAVMPVSPVLDDFHGVSGVALSVPSIVSASGAVPIRETTFDAHELELFHRSADALREVADALR, encoded by the coding sequence ATGAGCGTCATCGAGAACTCGAAGCTGACCGTGGTCGGGGCCGGAAGCGTCGGATCGAGCACCGCGTACGCGGCGCTGATCCGGGGGTCGGCGCGACACGTCGCGCTGTACGACATCGCCACCGAACGCGCCGAGGCCGAAGTGCTCGACCTCGCCCACGGCACCCAGTTCACCGGCACGAGCGACATCATCGGCGGCAGCGACCTGTCGGTGGTCGAGGGCTCGCACGTGGTCGTGATCACGGCCGGCGCGAAGCAGAACCCCGGTCAGACGCGCATCGAGCTGGCGGGCACCAACGCGAACATCATGAAGTCGATGATGCCCCAGCTGCTCGAGGTCGCGCCGAACGCGATCTACGTCATCGTCACCAACCCCTGCGATGTGCTCACGGTGCTCGCGCAAGAGGCGACGGGCCTTCCGCCCGAGCGCATCTTCGCCTCGGGAACGGTGCTCGACACCTCGCGGCTGCGGTGGCTGCTGGGTCAGCGGGCCGGGGTATCGACATCGAGCGTGCACGCCTACATTGTCGGCGAGCACGGCGACACCGAGTTTCCGCTGTGGTCGCGGGCGACGATCGGCACGGTGCCGATTCTCGACTGGCAGGCCGAGGGCCATCCGCGCATGAGCGTTGATGAGCTCGACGAGATCGCCGTGGACGTGCGTGACGCCGCCTACAAGGTCATCCAGGGCAAGGGAGCGACCAACTACGCGATCGGGCTCTCCAGCGCCCGGATCGTCGAGGCGATCCTCGGCGACGAGCACGCCGTCATGCCTGTCTCGCCGGTGCTCGATGACTTCCACGGCGTGAGCGGGGTGGCTTTGTCGGTACCGTCGATCGTGAGCGCCTCCGGCGCGGTGCCGATTCGCGAGACGACGTTCGACGCGCACGAGCTGGAGCTGTTCCACCGTTCGGCCGACGCGCTGCGCGAGGTGGCCGACGCCCTGCGCTGA
- a CDS encoding SDR family oxidoreductase, translating to MARTYIVTGSASGIGATTAALLRDRGERVIGIDLHGADVEADLSTPEGRVDAAAAATELAGGTIDAIIACAGISAPIPATISVNYFGVVELLQALLPALKKSDAPRAAVVSSMASLQTNSPEMVEAALAGDETTAREIAQKLADQGPRAGYLVYPSSKRALSRWVRRQSISADWAGNGIPLNAVAPGTVLTPMTADLLSTPEGAKMADDAVPMPLNYHQSPESIAYLLLWLTSVENTHLAGQVIYDDGGADATLRGDDIWSWND from the coding sequence ATGGCTCGCACCTACATCGTCACCGGATCCGCCTCGGGAATCGGCGCCACCACCGCCGCACTGCTGCGCGATCGCGGCGAGCGCGTCATCGGCATCGACCTGCACGGCGCCGACGTCGAGGCCGACCTGTCCACGCCAGAAGGGCGGGTGGATGCCGCAGCGGCGGCCACCGAGCTTGCCGGCGGCACGATCGACGCGATCATCGCGTGCGCAGGCATCTCCGCACCGATCCCCGCGACGATCTCGGTCAACTACTTCGGCGTGGTCGAGCTGTTGCAGGCGCTCCTTCCGGCGTTGAAGAAGTCCGACGCTCCGCGCGCCGCTGTGGTCTCTTCCATGGCCTCGCTGCAGACCAACTCCCCTGAGATGGTCGAGGCCGCCCTGGCCGGCGACGAGACCACCGCACGCGAGATCGCCCAGAAGCTCGCCGATCAGGGGCCGCGCGCCGGTTATCTCGTCTACCCGTCTTCGAAGCGGGCGCTGAGCCGCTGGGTGCGCCGCCAGTCGATCTCGGCGGACTGGGCGGGCAACGGCATCCCGCTGAACGCAGTCGCCCCCGGCACCGTGCTCACCCCGATGACCGCCGATCTGCTCTCCACACCCGAGGGCGCCAAGATGGCCGACGACGCCGTGCCGATGCCGCTGAACTACCACCAGAGCCCCGAGTCGATCGCGTACCTGCTGCTCTGGCTGACCAGCGTCGAGAACACGCACCTGGCCGGTCAGGTCATCTACGACGACGGCGGCGCTGACGCGACCCTGCGCGGTGACGACATCTGGTCGTGGAACGACTGA
- a CDS encoding MarR family winged helix-turn-helix transcriptional regulator has protein sequence MPASASTVVLTALTRLMTLWSSPRVQAQFARDAGIHVDPSDIPVIYVLGMQDGCRAAALADALRISRPTMSKQLQRLENAGLVAREPDPADGRASIVALSADGRTAYDALVARGLDAVDGALDTWPVDDREHFAELARRFVTSLGVDISHPSPKEN, from the coding sequence ATGCCGGCATCAGCATCCACCGTCGTCCTCACGGCACTGACCCGACTGATGACCCTCTGGTCATCTCCGCGGGTGCAGGCGCAGTTCGCCCGCGACGCCGGCATCCACGTCGACCCCAGCGACATCCCCGTCATCTACGTGCTCGGCATGCAGGACGGATGCCGCGCCGCGGCGCTCGCCGACGCGCTGCGGATCTCCCGCCCGACGATGAGCAAGCAGCTGCAGCGCCTCGAGAACGCCGGGCTGGTCGCCCGCGAACCCGACCCAGCCGACGGCCGCGCCTCGATCGTCGCGCTGTCGGCCGACGGTCGCACCGCCTACGACGCGCTCGTCGCCCGCGGACTCGACGCCGTCGACGGAGCGCTCGACACATGGCCCGTCGATGACCGTGAACACTTCGCCGAACTCGCCCGACGATTCGTCACGAGCCTCGGCGTCGACATCTCACACCCCTCACCTAAGGAGAACTGA
- a CDS encoding nucleotidyl transferase AbiEii/AbiGii toxin family protein, whose amino-acid sequence MTILGTGDEGRLRAVLDSLGYDLEPSILIGGWATNARVGGEISHDIDLIITDQGLRRKLPERLTGYSENRLHSGGRKARGDADGVHVDAYFPYESKLGAKVLLDVGVLTRYVDPDFTVEGWLMLTLDAHIATKIAALIDRHATEKGRKDARELVALIDKGGDAARVVEVLYAATSGPKDDIASYVRETFEFIPKLAGLNQRDRRRYATLAREWIEEAELQAGHVR is encoded by the coding sequence ATGACGATCCTCGGCACAGGCGACGAAGGACGACTTCGCGCCGTGCTGGACTCACTCGGATACGACCTCGAACCATCGATCCTTATCGGCGGATGGGCCACCAACGCCCGGGTAGGTGGGGAGATCAGTCACGACATCGACCTCATCATCACCGATCAGGGCCTGCGCCGGAAGCTGCCCGAACGATTGACCGGGTACAGCGAGAACCGCCTGCACAGCGGAGGCCGGAAAGCACGCGGTGATGCCGACGGTGTCCACGTCGACGCATACTTCCCCTACGAGTCGAAGCTGGGCGCGAAGGTGCTCCTGGATGTCGGCGTGCTCACCCGGTACGTGGATCCGGACTTCACCGTCGAAGGCTGGCTGATGCTGACCCTCGACGCACACATCGCCACCAAGATCGCAGCCCTCATCGACCGTCACGCGACAGAGAAGGGCCGGAAAGACGCCCGCGAGCTCGTCGCACTCATCGACAAGGGCGGAGACGCCGCACGCGTGGTCGAAGTCCTCTACGCCGCGACGAGCGGCCCGAAGGACGACATCGCGTCGTACGTGCGGGAGACGTTCGAATTCATCCCCAAGCTCGCCGGGCTGAATCAGCGAGACCGCCGACGCTACGCGACACTCGCACGCGAGTGGATCGAAGAAGCCGAACTCCAAGCCGGACACGTCCGCTGA
- a CDS encoding type II toxin-antitoxin system RelE/ParE family toxin translates to MIASFRHKGFEALYRDGTKKGVQPAHAPKLTRILGVLDVAQSPADVAIPSFRAHELKGDLAGHWSIWVKGNWRVMFRFIGQDVELVDYHDYH, encoded by the coding sequence ATGATCGCGAGCTTCCGCCATAAGGGGTTCGAGGCTCTGTATCGCGACGGAACGAAGAAGGGCGTGCAGCCGGCGCACGCGCCGAAGCTCACCCGTATCCTCGGCGTGCTGGATGTCGCGCAGTCGCCGGCGGATGTGGCGATCCCGTCGTTTCGTGCGCACGAGTTGAAGGGCGACCTGGCCGGCCATTGGTCGATCTGGGTGAAAGGGAACTGGCGGGTGATGTTCCGGTTCATCGGGCAGGATGTCGAACTCGTCGACTATCACGACTACCACTAG
- a CDS encoding HigA family addiction module antitoxin, with protein sequence MKYPPHPGAIIGEDVIAELGLSVVEAAARLGVSRVTLSRVIHGHAGVSPNLAVRLERAGVGTARAWLAMQSNYDLARELAGRDHDVQSLIA encoded by the coding sequence ATGAAGTATCCGCCGCACCCCGGCGCGATCATCGGCGAGGACGTGATCGCGGAGCTGGGCCTCTCCGTCGTGGAGGCCGCAGCGCGGCTCGGGGTGTCTCGTGTCACCCTCAGTCGTGTGATCCACGGGCACGCCGGTGTCAGCCCCAATCTCGCGGTGCGCCTGGAGCGCGCCGGCGTCGGGACCGCGCGGGCATGGCTCGCGATGCAGTCGAACTATGACCTTGCGCGCGAGCTCGCCGGCAGGGATCATGACGTCCAGTCGCTGATCGCCTGA
- a CDS encoding TetR/AcrR family transcriptional regulator, which translates to MEDEPSSRPAGRPRDPGVAARVLTAVQDLLITNGYAGTTIAAVAQAAGTGKAAVYRRWSGKADLVVAAVLALNAPVSVPDTGSLRDDLVECAMHYARGDERATRVLASLLSEIGHDPQLFDAANRAIGRPPVAALVAVIEQWVRRGAISADVPTELIAGIIPTAAFGSVTLRQRTLDTQTISDLVDHVLLPALTGAHGSSTQLL; encoded by the coding sequence ATGGAGGATGAGCCCTCGTCGCGGCCCGCTGGGCGCCCACGTGATCCCGGTGTCGCCGCGCGGGTTCTCACCGCGGTCCAGGATCTGCTGATCACGAACGGGTACGCCGGCACGACCATCGCCGCTGTCGCCCAGGCCGCCGGCACCGGAAAGGCGGCCGTGTATCGGCGGTGGTCCGGGAAGGCAGATCTGGTCGTCGCTGCGGTGCTGGCGCTGAACGCACCCGTCTCCGTGCCCGACACCGGTTCGCTGCGCGACGACCTCGTCGAGTGCGCGATGCACTACGCGCGCGGCGATGAGCGCGCGACCCGCGTGCTGGCCAGCCTTCTGAGCGAGATCGGACACGACCCGCAGCTGTTCGATGCGGCGAACCGTGCGATCGGTCGTCCCCCGGTGGCAGCGCTCGTCGCCGTCATCGAGCAATGGGTGCGACGCGGCGCGATATCGGCCGACGTCCCCACGGAGTTGATCGCGGGAATCATTCCGACCGCCGCCTTCGGCAGCGTGACCCTGCGCCAGCGCACTCTCGACACTCAGACGATCTCAGACCTCGTCGACCACGTACTGCTCCCCGCTCTCACCGGGGCGCACGGTTCCTCGACACAGCTGCTCTGA
- a CDS encoding M20/M25/M40 family metallo-hydrolase — protein sequence MRNAIGDDDASAVATAVDMLMPELIDGLSRLAAIPSVSAPDFPLKPLEDAYTDVVRLLESAGLDVTELRVEGKRAPVAIGRAAGPAGAPTVLFYTHYDVVPAGDEALWRTPAFTPTERDGQIAGRGVADSKANILAIVGALRVFGGVFPVNVTVIIEGQEEIGSPFDLYPLSHPELFASDAMVIADVGSLRVGAPTLTVALRGSAEVHLEVRTLAGDKHSGQFGGAAPDARIALMHALATLHDEHGDVAVPGLRRERWAGEAYTDEEFRALSETLAGIPLQGTGGLGERIWSGPAITVTGFDAPPTTAPMNAVAAHAKATLNLRVHPRQDAHEAQQALIAHLRAQRPFGIPLTVTAGEAGNGVAVRTEGAAFDAAKAALTSAWGREPVLAAGGGSIPIVLALADGLPDSEQVMFGATDSFAQIHAPNERVLISELRSATLACALFLTEFAARSAQ from the coding sequence GTGCGCAATGCGATCGGTGACGACGATGCGAGTGCAGTGGCCACGGCCGTCGACATGCTCATGCCCGAACTCATCGACGGGCTGAGCCGGCTGGCGGCGATCCCGTCGGTGTCGGCGCCGGATTTCCCGCTCAAACCACTCGAAGACGCCTATACCGACGTCGTCCGGCTGCTCGAGTCAGCGGGTCTGGACGTGACCGAACTGCGGGTCGAGGGTAAACGCGCTCCGGTGGCGATCGGCCGCGCGGCCGGGCCGGCGGGGGCGCCGACCGTGCTGTTCTACACACACTATGACGTCGTGCCTGCGGGCGACGAGGCGCTGTGGCGCACGCCCGCATTCACGCCGACCGAACGCGACGGTCAGATCGCGGGGCGCGGGGTGGCCGATTCGAAGGCGAACATCCTCGCCATCGTCGGTGCGCTGCGCGTGTTCGGCGGTGTATTCCCGGTGAACGTCACCGTGATCATCGAAGGGCAGGAGGAGATCGGCTCACCGTTCGACCTCTACCCGCTCTCCCATCCGGAGCTGTTCGCCTCCGATGCCATGGTCATCGCCGACGTCGGCTCCCTTCGCGTCGGTGCTCCCACGCTCACCGTCGCTCTGCGTGGCTCGGCCGAAGTGCACCTCGAAGTGCGCACGTTGGCCGGCGACAAGCATTCGGGGCAGTTCGGCGGTGCCGCACCGGATGCACGCATCGCACTGATGCACGCACTCGCGACCCTGCACGACGAGCACGGAGACGTCGCCGTCCCGGGGCTACGCCGGGAAAGATGGGCGGGGGAGGCGTACACCGACGAGGAGTTCCGCGCGCTGTCCGAGACGCTGGCGGGCATCCCGTTGCAAGGCACCGGCGGGCTCGGTGAACGCATTTGGTCCGGCCCCGCCATCACGGTGACCGGATTCGACGCCCCACCCACGACGGCGCCGATGAACGCCGTCGCAGCCCACGCGAAGGCCACCCTCAACCTGCGGGTGCACCCGCGGCAGGATGCGCACGAAGCGCAACAGGCGCTCATCGCGCACCTTCGTGCGCAGCGCCCGTTCGGCATCCCGCTGACCGTCACGGCGGGAGAGGCCGGCAACGGGGTCGCGGTGCGAACGGAGGGGGCCGCTTTCGATGCGGCCAAGGCGGCGCTGACCTCCGCCTGGGGGCGCGAACCGGTCCTTGCCGCCGGCGGCGGGTCGATCCCGATCGTCCTGGCGCTCGCCGACGGGCTCCCCGACTCGGAGCAGGTCATGTTCGGGGCGACGGACTCGTTCGCCCAGATCCACGCGCCGAACGAGCGCGTGCTGATCTCGGAGTTGCGAAGCGCCACCCTTGCGTGTGCGTTGTTCCTCACCGAATTCGCTGCGAGGAGTGCACAGTGA
- a CDS encoding YfcC family protein, whose protein sequence is MTTSSRPAEDAALDEGSTPPQAPPASADGDGSGNKRRGFPTAVTVLGVVAVGVWIATLFIPAGRYATDADGSLIAGSYQRVDSTLSFGDRVAQLLLSPINGAYGIIDNGGIVDTENAGRMFGSIGVVLFILALGAFISVSFSTRALEVAVASLGKRLGNRGWILIAVIMVLFSLLGSTMGFSVETFGFYALLLPLMSAIGYDRMTAVGTIVLGALVGSMASTVNPFSIGVASGEAEVSIGDGIGLRVVIWTVLTALAVLFVIRYANRVRRDPSKSIGGFWSPAHDDDGAAGPSAEVATKTSATQRWVLAITAFVFLLMIFSVIPWSAIFGATTGAADDLDHEVAGANPFWFQLDWWFPQLAMLFILGAIVVGVVARMGEKKLVGLIQQGMADMIGPAIVIVLARGVAVIMNNTETLDTVLHAMEQIVTGTSAAVFTTIVALVNMPLAFLIPSSSGHATLAMPLLAPLSDFAGVQRALTITAFQMGHGLMLLFSPTNVVVIGGLAIAGVGYNKYLRFVWPFLLIALVLVLLIVGIAAAVS, encoded by the coding sequence GTGACGACCTCATCCCGCCCCGCAGAAGACGCCGCCCTCGACGAGGGGAGCACACCGCCGCAGGCGCCTCCCGCGAGCGCGGATGGAGACGGCTCGGGGAACAAGCGGCGCGGCTTCCCGACTGCGGTGACCGTGCTCGGGGTGGTCGCGGTCGGCGTGTGGATCGCGACGCTGTTCATCCCGGCCGGTCGCTATGCGACGGACGCCGACGGCTCGCTCATCGCCGGAAGCTACCAGCGGGTCGACTCCACGCTCAGCTTCGGTGACCGTGTTGCGCAACTGCTTCTCTCGCCTATCAACGGCGCCTACGGCATCATCGACAACGGTGGGATCGTCGACACCGAGAACGCCGGCCGCATGTTCGGGTCGATCGGTGTCGTCCTGTTCATCCTCGCGCTGGGCGCGTTCATCTCGGTGAGCTTCTCGACTCGTGCACTCGAGGTGGCCGTCGCCAGCCTCGGGAAGCGTCTGGGCAACCGAGGGTGGATCCTCATCGCAGTGATCATGGTGCTCTTCTCACTGCTCGGGTCGACCATGGGCTTCTCCGTCGAGACGTTCGGCTTCTACGCCCTGCTGCTGCCGCTCATGTCGGCGATCGGCTACGACCGGATGACCGCCGTGGGAACGATCGTGCTCGGGGCATTGGTGGGTTCGATGGCCTCGACGGTCAATCCCTTCTCGATCGGGGTCGCCTCCGGCGAGGCGGAGGTGTCGATCGGCGACGGCATCGGGCTGCGGGTGGTGATCTGGACCGTGCTCACCGCTCTCGCGGTGCTGTTCGTCATTCGCTACGCGAACCGGGTGCGTCGCGACCCCTCGAAATCGATCGGCGGGTTCTGGTCCCCGGCCCACGACGACGACGGTGCGGCGGGGCCCTCCGCGGAGGTCGCGACGAAAACCAGCGCGACGCAGCGGTGGGTGCTGGCAATCACGGCGTTCGTTTTCCTCCTGATGATCTTCTCGGTCATCCCGTGGTCGGCCATCTTCGGCGCCACGACCGGGGCCGCAGATGACCTCGATCATGAAGTGGCCGGTGCGAATCCATTCTGGTTCCAGCTGGACTGGTGGTTCCCGCAACTGGCGATGCTCTTCATTCTCGGGGCGATCGTCGTTGGGGTCGTGGCGCGGATGGGTGAGAAGAAGCTCGTCGGCCTGATCCAGCAGGGCATGGCGGACATGATCGGACCCGCGATCGTCATCGTGCTGGCACGGGGGGTCGCGGTCATCATGAACAACACCGAGACGTTGGACACGGTGCTCCATGCGATGGAGCAGATCGTCACCGGCACCTCGGCGGCGGTGTTCACGACGATCGTCGCGCTGGTGAACATGCCGCTCGCGTTCCTCATCCCTTCGTCGTCGGGGCATGCGACTCTCGCGATGCCATTGCTGGCCCCGCTCTCCGACTTCGCCGGCGTGCAGCGCGCGCTGACGATCACCGCGTTTCAGATGGGGCACGGCCTGATGCTGCTGTTCTCGCCCACGAACGTCGTGGTCATCGGCGGGCTTGCCATCGCCGGTGTCGGGTACAACAAATACCTGCGCTTCGTATGGCCGTTCCTGCTGATCGCGCTCGTGCTCGTGCTGCTGATCGTGGGCATCGCGGCCGCAGTGTCTTAG